In Ancylothrix sp. D3o, the following proteins share a genomic window:
- a CDS encoding DUF2301 domain-containing membrane protein codes for MTQIPLPEKVYQGQFGEFTITEADKAGVAVYRSGLMVAALCFVAGVSWVLLGGERGVVLDVLFVGFYGGLGVSLWTIHIYLEVLHRLLQVFWLVGGLTALVVKGRFEGPVVVAVYEHPLWLLGVGFVFAALTGIYFKEAFCFNRLETKVLTPLVPVLLLGHLLKVVPVEAEAVLLGIWGVLFLVFALRKVWQEMPDDIGDKSVFEYLHNGGSGG; via the coding sequence ATGACACAGATTCCTTTGCCAGAAAAAGTTTACCAAGGTCAGTTTGGGGAATTTACAATTACAGAAGCGGATAAGGCCGGTGTGGCTGTTTACCGCAGTGGTTTGATGGTAGCGGCGCTTTGTTTTGTGGCCGGTGTGAGTTGGGTTTTGTTGGGTGGCGAGAGAGGTGTGGTGCTGGATGTGCTTTTTGTGGGGTTTTATGGGGGGCTTGGTGTATCTTTATGGACAATTCATATTTATTTGGAGGTTTTACACCGGCTTTTACAGGTGTTTTGGTTGGTTGGTGGTTTAACGGCGCTGGTGGTTAAAGGTCGGTTTGAGGGGCCGGTGGTGGTGGCGGTTTATGAGCATCCTTTGTGGTTGTTGGGAGTTGGTTTTGTTTTTGCGGCTTTGACGGGGATTTATTTTAAGGAGGCTTTTTGTTTTAACCGGCTTGAAACTAAGGTTTTGACGCCTTTAGTGCCGGTTTTGTTGTTGGGTCATTTGCTCAAGGTTGTGCCGGTGGAAGCAGAGGCGGTTTTGTTGGGGATTTGGGGAGTTTTGTTTTTGGTTTTTGCGCTGAGAAAAGTGTGGCAAGAAATGCCCGATGATATTGGGGATAAGAGTGTTTTTGAGTATTTGCACAATGGGGGAAGTGGGGGTTGA